Genomic window (Numenius arquata chromosome 20, bNumArq3.hap1.1, whole genome shotgun sequence):
TAACACTTGGTGTGTAAATGGTTCTGTCAATTGATCTGGAGTCACTGGCCTCAGGTGGACCAGAAAAACCCCCACAGGACAGCCTAAGTTCAATCGAGATTCTGCATCACTCATGTGAGCTCTGGAGCCTGGTGTTGACAGAACAACCACATACCTTGGATGCCTCCGTGAGGATAAGTTTAGAGTCTTTCACCAAGCACTGCAGGGGCACAGTCACATCTATTACTTTCACCTTCTCATTCTTCCTGCTGTTGTCATTGACAAACTTCCCATACCAGGCGTTCACTACAATCAAACCTGTGTTTCACAGGAAATCACAGATGTGATGAAAAGCTTCCCACTGACAGCAGGGCAGACACTGAGAaaagaccatccctgcgttttcTGACCCAGCAGCAAATGGTGAAAGCTAGAGCCCAGCGAAACCTGAACTGCAGACTCCAGCTTTTGCACAGATGTATCACACGCCTCTCTTTTGTGAAGAGGTGAATCCAGACTATTGACTTCAGCCTGTTGATGCACCTCCCAGCTTGTCCCAAGATGATATTCAGCTGGTCCCTACTAAGCTCAGGCACCAGAAGCCAAATCATAATGGAACCTCCCCACCATATGCACAACAGCAATTACACTGTGCTTCGTTACGGGTGGAAATGAAGAAACGATACCTGCATTTCTCCCCATAAGCCCCCCAGCCTTTGCActgttccttcctctctccaaATCTACGGAGCAAGTAAATGGTGCTGTTATCTTTACCCATTCTGGCTTCCTCCGCTTCAATTATCCTCCGGACAGACTCCTGCATTAACCGGACCTGTCACGACACAAGGGGCAGAGCAAAAATCAAGCAGTGTCAGACACGGTGTCCAAAAGAGAAAAGCCCCGAGTGAAAACAGCTTCCTTTAGCCAAGGGGGATTAGTTACGGGAGAGACTTACCGCAGCTTCAGCTTCCTGCTTCTTCTGCAGGATGTCACTGGCCGTGTTctccctctgcttctccagctccctgCACATGGGGTGAACATCACGTCAGGGCCACACAGTGATGGGACTCAGATGTCTGCTTACCCAACCCAATTAACCTGACCCATCACTTCACACAAACGAGCTCGGTTTTAAGGTCCTTCCCCACCTTTCAAACTATTTTGGTAGGCTTCCAGACCTTGGTAGCACTGATGATAGAGTGAACCGCAGAGATCCCAGCCTCTGCACCAGGCTCCCAGAGCACCCGAGCAGGACCTCCCAGCTCCGGATTTAAAACAGCCTCAGGAGCTCACCTCTCCTTCTGTGCCCTGAGGTAGGGTCTGATGATGAGCCTGTGCATGGCGAAGTAGATAACTAGAGGTCCCACGGTGGCATAGAAGACAGCACTGGGGAGCAGCTGGTCTGTTAGGTGGACAGGGAAGAAGTAGGTCTGGCTTGCCCTATTCAGCCTGGAACAAAAAAGATCAGAGTGCCAGGTGAGAGGAAACGCAGAGTTTAATGCACTTGATTAAGTCCACTCAGCGGCAGTGTCTGCTGCTGAACAACTGCTGAGCCAAAGGAGagatgaaaagggagaaaatctGATAAACCGAACCAAGACAATGGTAAGACAGAGCTGACGCCACCCACAGCCAGACTTTTATGTAGGAGAGTTCTCTTGTGACAGTACCTGACCATGCTAAAGTGGCTGAGTCTTAGAAGAATGTATTTGGTCATTAATTTAACCAGGGAAAGGGACCAACACCatcataaagagaaaataaaatgcttatagAGAAGGTCTATGTTCACAACACCGGCAAGTGCCTTCAAGGAAGGagaacattaacatttttctgagtcttaaaaaagtatttattctAGAAAACATTCGCTTTCTTGGGGCAGCGGCCTCTGGCGCGCCCTCTGCTGGCACCAGTTAAAAATGCACATCAGTATATGAACCCTTAACGAGCTCTGCCCCTCTGTGAGCTGCCCCTCATCAACAGTAGAATCACCTATATTAGTTAACGATAATTCACTAATTCGAGTATATTCTTGTGTGCAGTGTTATAAAAACGGAATGCAATTAAATACACTTCTACTACTAATATTTTTGGAAATCTTGCATCCATTTACCAGAATGCTCCAAACCATACTTTAAGCTgtattttcagagtattttgaGGCACACCCCCACTAGTCCCACGAGAGGCAGCTGAGGCTCAGTGACCCCAGCAGAAGGCACGCATCGCTGCCCACGGGCACCCCTTGTGCTAGAGAGGGGGCAGCTGCAATACACAGCGATACATCGATAGACCCTGAGACTGGGACCTTCCCACCTGAACATCGGAAACACAACGACAACGCGGGTTATGGTCAGCCTCTGCAAACAGAGTTGTAATCTTGGACTGACTTGATTTTCAAAGACACTCCTTGGGGGACACCAACGCTGACGGTGGCTCCTAAAATGCTGTGTCTGGAGATCTTCCTCTCTGCTCCATACTCCACTATGGTCCCGAAGAAACCTGCCCTAGAATGAATGAACCGAATACTGGTAAGACAGGCAAGACTCTTGAATTCCTCTCTACCGAATCCTGTAATTCCCCAACAAATAAAACATGCAAACACATCTGTGTGCAGCAGATGTTGGCTACTGGAAGATTCACTGTGTATCTACAAGATGAGATTAACCTTTCCATCTTGTAAAATACTAAACAGACTACAAGAACTTCTCATTTTCTTACTAGTGATGATATAAACTATCACACAGGTATTTTAAGTCCCACTTATCCAAAGAGGCACAGAGAGCTAAGCCTCCGTGACATTTATTTCAGTGGTTACTAGACTTATTTAACGAAGAGCAGATTCCCAAAGACCACAGCAGCGTTTGAGTTGTGTGGAACCTGGAGGCCTATGGCAGCAGACGAGAGATTCTTCAGGCCGTGAGCAATGTGAATTTCCTCTTGCACACTTACTTGAGAGAACCTTTCACTCGTGTTTGATCCTCGTCCTGAAACTTATGCTGATAACTGACCATCATGAAAGAATGGGGGATTCCCAGCTGAAATACAAGAGGCACGCATGTATGAAAACGGGCCCTCAGCCACCACTGAACGTTCCCCCAAATTTCCTGTCTTATCCTTTAGTGGCACAGGAAACAGCAACACTTGCCACTTACTCATACAGCCTGCAATCTCTGCAGTCTCTGACCCTGATCTGAGCTGATCCACATTGGGTGCAGCACATCACAGCGTTGGGTGCAAAGCGTTGTGCTCTCCAGACGCAGCTGCTTACCCACGTTACATGTCTGACCGAGACAGTACCAGCCGCTGCGTTATTCCCTAGCCCCAGGACAAAATACTGCTGGGACAGAAAAGCTGAGAGACTTCCCTCACATGGGATGCTATCAGCGTCTCCCACATACAGCGACAGGACTCTCACCTGTAACGCCACGGTGAAGTGGCTGGTTTTTGTATCCCGGACAATACTGGTGTTCATGGCTGACTGGATGCCCCACCGCCACTGCAAGTAGCCCATCGTGTTCTTGTCGAGGTTGCGGGCAAGGACCGTGGTGAGGCCGGGGCGGATCCCGCGGGACGAAAACTGCAGGGCACAGTTTGTAGTGATGAAActgggagaaataaggaaatCCTCATCAGTGATAAAACACAGGCTCCCAGATGGCCTCCAACTCCTTCCTGCCCAGGAGCCGTGCTGAATACGCAGAGACTATCCTGCAAAGAGCACAATGTCTGAGAGTTTCAGGAAGAACTCCAAACTAATTTAGACTGCACCGACTGCAGTGCTGCCCAGAAGAGCAGGCTCATGCCCAGTTTACTGGTGTGTGCCACAACGCTGCAGCCaacacagctgctctccagccttcaCCCTTCCTGCCCACAGCAGAGAGAGTCTGGTCTGCTGGAGAGGCAGAACACTGCTAGAAGACAGCAGCCCTGCTATTTAATAATCCTCGAGCATCAGCTCCAAAAACCAGCATTAAAGGACTCTACAGGGAACAAGACCCTAGTATGAGCTCTGAGGAATGGCATATTTACTAAGTTAGAAGATCTGAAAAGAAGGGAGTCTACACTGGACCCTACGATGCTCTAACATATGTCTCCAGTCACGACCCGAGACCTCTGTTCATTTGTAAACAGACAGCATGCCAGTAGCAAATTTGGCGTTACTTCCCTAAAATATGACATATCATCTCCTCTTTTGCTGTCAGAAACTCGGTCTCATACATGGAAGTCCCAGAAGAGCCACAGATGCTGAGACTGAAACACCAGGGAGCTTTATTTACATGTTATGATTCACAATGATCAGATAGCACAGTCTTTTGAGTTTCCCCATATCACTAGTTTGCAGAAAGCCACTCCTATCATTCTGAGCTGTACGGGATTCTATAAACCATTGTGtattttatctaattatttatttaattcattttatttaatatgaATTCAAGCCTTTTGCTTCCTTAGTGCAGAATATTAACCATTAGACCATTTTTCTAATATTTACCATCTTGGTGTAAGATTACGGAATATCTTCAGACCGAAGAGAGGCCCCTGAAGGTCTCCTGCTCCAAACTCCAGCTGTTTAAATGCACAATGCCAAATTGTCAGAAGAAAACTTCTTTTACAACAGTGACAAAGCACTTCACAAGCATCATTTACTTTACAGACATTTCACTCGAGTAACATTTGCCACACATTTCAGCACCCTCCCTGTTCTGCTGCCTTTGCGTTCAGAGCAGGAGGTGTCTCACCAAGCAGGGTCCTCACAAGACCAAGCCAGGTTCGCAGTGCTCCGGGCTGTTACTGCTACGAGCACCAGCACAATCGGAGGAAACCCCTCCATCGCAGCCCCAGACCGTATCTGCCTGGGAGTTGGTCTGTTTTCCCCCAGAACTTCTTCCCTTGTGAACAGAGTCGTTTGTGAAGCGAAGGCAAACTATCACACTGCTCCATGGTCACAGCCTCCTGAAGGCACCTGGGAGGCTCCAGTGAAATTGGAAAGGCCCCAGAGACAATGGGTAACAATTCTGCCAGCGTAAGTGAAGTCCAAAATGCACAGACAAATGGAAAGGGgaaacaattaagaaaaaacaaggtTTGGTATTCCCTTTTTCTCAAATTCCTTCAAGAATTCTTTTTTCTACATTCCACAGAATGTACAAAATGAGATGAACCAGAGCTGAAATTCCctacagaaaataaacagtagGTAACTAATCCAAGCAGCCTGAAATAGACTGGAGATAAAAACGCATAGCAGCCAGAACTCTTACCTCTCCCCATCCCTTGGCAGATGTCACTCGTCTCAGAGCAAGATTAATCGATCCACCTCCATTCCCGTTCTGGGTGGAAAGGTTACCAGACAGAATTGCTGTGTCTGTGGCGGTCAGTGGTGCCTGAAAAAGGAGTATGTTGTTACCAATTACTCTGATCCCCATTCACACATTTAATGCATGTTCTGCAAGGACACAACCATGGCAGGGGTCCCATTTGGGGTGGCCCTGTGCTGCCGTGCCTCGCTG
Coding sequences:
- the DNAJC11 gene encoding dnaJ homolog subfamily C member 11 translates to MAAALGEEVPDNEDYYALLNVRREASQEELKAAYRRLCMLYHPDKHRDPELKTQAERLFNLVHQAYEVLSDPQTRAIYDIYGRRGLEMEGWEVVERKRTPAEIREEFERLQREREERRLQQRTNPKGTISVGIDATDLFDRYDEEYEDVPGSSFPQIEINKMHISQSIEAPLTATDTAILSGNLSTQNGNGGGSINLALRRVTSAKGWGELEFGAGDLQGPLFGLKIFRNLTPRCFITTNCALQFSSRGIRPGLTTVLARNLDKNTMGYLQWRWGIQSAMNTSIVRDTKTSHFTVALQLGIPHSFMMVSYQHKFQDEDQTRVKGSLKAGFFGTIVEYGAERKISRHSILGATVSVGVPQGVSLKIKLNRASQTYFFPVHLTDQLLPSAVFYATVGPLVIYFAMHRLIIRPYLRAQKERELEKQRENTASDILQKKQEAEAAVRLMQESVRRIIEAEEARMGLIVVNAWYGKFVNDNSRKNEKVKVIDVTVPLQCLVKDSKLILTEASKAGLPGFYDPCVGEEKSLKVLYQFRGVLHQVMSADNEALRIPKQSHRIDADG